Below is a genomic region from Paludicola sp. MB14-C6.
CTAATGGGATAAGCGTTTCATCAAATTGGCGCTCTTGATAAGCTTGTCCATAACAATAGTCAATCCACTCTATAAATTCAAATAAGCCAGCAAGCGATAACATAGCATCGCTTTTGCTGATTGTTTTTTCGGTATGTACAGCTAGGTTTCCAAGCTTAATAATATACGGGAGCTTACCCCAAGTTTTCGAATCAAGTGCAAAACGGAAACTTGGTTCATGAATCAACGCTTGCAAATTATCTTTATAAGGCATAACAATCGTGTTGTCCGCAGAATACACCCACTTCACAGCAAGCTCCAACGCTTTTCTGCAAGCAACCGCAGCCATAGCGGGAGACGTTGCAAAAATATGTTCTGCTTCCATTGCCGCTGGGGAGAATAAGCTATATTCTTCTTTTCCTTTTAAGAAATCAAAATTTGCAGTCATTCTGTCACCTCATGTAAGTTTTATTGATTATAGCTTGTTTCTTATAGAATCTAAATTTGACGCTATGTTTCTCAAAGCGTTACCTTCTGGACTTAGTTTAGAATTTTGAGGTTCAGTATACCCCATTAAATCTGCATATTGGATTATAAGGTCATAATCTTCTTGATATTTCTTACTTGAATCATGGATAGGTGAGTAGTTGAGGCAGACATGATAATCGGATTTTTGTGTCTCTTCAGATTTCTCAAGTAAAATAAAATATAGTTTTTGACTCGGTGCTAGAATTATATTTTGAGTATATTCTGATAAGTTTTTATTTTCGCATAATTGAAGTGAAGGAGTGATCGTTAACGAATTTATTTTAGCACCACTTTTCCCATAGTTTTTAAGATGTAAATAGAAATTCAAATCTCTAGGGTCTTTATGAAGATAAGCAAAAACATATGGTCTACTTTCAGCTTCTCTTGTGGTTTTCATTTCTTTTATAGATTTTCTGTTATAATGTACAATTACAATAGTTGCAACGACATAAACTAATGTGAGTAGACACATTATAAAACCTTGATTATCATTTAACCAGTCAATCATAACTTTCACCTCATACATAAGTTGTTTTTCATGTTGTCGTAGGTACTAGTCAACCTCTCCGTCGACTAAGGTCGACACCTCTCCTAAAGGAGAGGCTTTTTATAGGCTCCCCCTTGGGGGAGCTGTCCAACAGTAACGCTTTGTGTTATTGTTGGACTGAGAGTGTAAAGAGATCTCACTCAAAATATTCGCTCATCAAACTATCAAATAAGTACTGTGATTCATCAATTGCTTTTTGTACAAGTTCTTTTTGTTCTTCTATTTTCGTTACAATTTCAGCAAATTTGTTTTGTAGAGAAAGGGGTGGGAGTGTAATTTTAATATTTTGAAGTTCTTGAGCATTTATATTTGCTTGTCCAATAATTGCTTTGCACATCCCTGTTAAAGTGTTTTTCCCATATTTAGAATTTAAAATCCCCGACAAAAATTCACTGTTTGCTCTATCGTTCACCTTTATTTTAATTAGATATCCAGCAATTACCATCGGTTCATCTTCTTTAAATACTGCTGTCTTACCAACCAATTCTTTACTATTCGTTCGATTGAATAATACATCTCCTTTGACAACAAGATATTTTTTTGCTTCTTTTTCTTCTAAATTAATATACTTTAAATTTGTATAATCCATAGATCCACTATATGTGATATTGTTCATTCTAAGGTATTTGTATTGTCCAAATTCTGTTGCAGCCTTACTTGTACCATACTTAACTTCAGAAACAATATCTCTGATAGTGCCAACCTCCCAGCCTTTTTCATTCGTTACGGGATCCCCGAACATATCATAAAAGGTGGATTGAATCAGGTTGTCTAGTTCTTGGAGCTGTTGTTTTCGCATTGCTAACAATTCGCTTGCAGCATCTAATGTTTTAGCAATCTTTTGTTGTACTTCGATTGGCGGGAGGGGAATTGTATAGTCTTTTAAAATAGTCGCAGATATATTGGGTTGGGCACCACCGACTCCCAATTTTATGAAATTTTCTTTTTGACTCCGTAAGTAATAATATAAAAATGAAACATCTAGATTCTTAATTGATAAAAATGCTGCACAAGCTTGATTCGTGCACGCATCAAAAGATAGTATAGAGCATGCACCAATAGTCGCTCCATACATTGCAATAAGTAGTGTGCCCTCAGGAAACATTTTTGCGGAACTGTTTTTTAAACCTGATTCAGTTATTTTATCAACATTATAACTGACATATTTATTTTTTAGATCGCCAGTTTTAATCCACGGAATAGTACCATTTTCATAGTACTCGGGATGTGCTTTTGATGGTGTGCCTCCAGAGGTAATTTTACATATATCTCCCAACCTAACCATTTGCCATTTGCTCATTTATTTTATCCTTTCGTTATCGCGATAATTGAAATAATAATTGCTACGAATCCCATCATGCCAGAAAAGACCGCAGACAAATAGTTTTTATCTCGTTCGTTTTCAACCTCTTTTGCTGTACAATATGAAAATATTCCAAAGACATAAAGAAAAAAAAGAAGCACAATAAAAGTAAAGACACCAAGTGAATTTGGTAGAATAGATGTTATTGTCCAGCTAATACCTGTAACATAAAGATAGACGAGATACAAAGCATATATAAAAAGCATTGCTGAAATGATAGCGATTGAAAAGAAAAAGAAAGAAAGCAGTGCCGCCATCCATGTTGAGGTAAATGAACCATCAGATTTTTTTGATTTCACTTTAATCGATATTCGTTTTATAAATCGCACAATAATAAACGGATAATTCTTATCAAATTCTTTTTTATTATCTTCTTCAATTCTTTCTATTTCTCTTGTTTTGTCCTCTTTGCGTTGTTCTACTTCCTCTATTGCTTGAACAATTGTTGCTTTTATTTCTTGTGTGTTTGCCTTTTGTTGCGCTTTTATAATTGCTTGTGCTAGTTTATCATAATCAATCTCTAATGCAGTTTTTGATTTCTTCGGTCTAGCCATTACAACAAACTCCTTAACTCCTCCATTTTGGAAGCAATATCAATGCTTAGCTCGTCTAAACGTGTCATAATTACTTCTGGTGCATCATAAGTCACTCTATCATAGATTACTTCTTTATATCGGTTAATCGATAAATCATATCCGTTCTCTACAATCTCTTTTTTATCCACAAAGAAAGATTGCTCTGTTTTCGTTCTGTCTTTCTCTGCTTCTAAGTTATGAAACCGTGTAAGAATATCAGGAATATCATTTTGTTCAATTGGAGAACGCTTATCGTCTAAGCTGAATCCGTCTGCTTTCATATCATAAAACCAAACTTTGTCCGTTCCGCCTGCTCCAGTTTTTGTGAAAACTAATACCGCAGTAGAAACCCCTGCATATGGCTTAAATACACCGCTCGGCATAGAAATTACGGCTTGTAGTCTATGGTTTTCAACTAATTCTTGGCGTAACGATTTGTGCGCTTTGGTTGTACCGAATAAAACACCATCCGGAACGATACAAGCACAACGTCCACCCATTTTAAGCATGCGCAAAAAAAGTGCAATGAATAAAAGCTCAGTCTTTTTGGTATCACACACAGCTTTTAAATTATCATGTATACTTTCCGCATCTACAGTGCCAGTAAACGGTGGGTTTGCTAATATAACGCTGTATGCCTCTTTGGTTTCGTTTGATTTGGAAACGCTGTCTTTATAATCAATGGTAGGGTTAGTTATAGAATGAAGCATTAAGTTCATTGCCGAAATACGAAGCATTGTGCGGTCGGTATCAAAGCCTGAGAACATATCGCTAGCGAAATGCTCCCATTGTGCAGCTGTCATTTGTGCTTCGTATTGTGTTCGAATATGCTCAGCAGAGGAAATCAAAAAGCCCGCAGTACCACAAGCAGGGTCACAAATCTTATCATCTGGAGTAAGGTCAACCAACTCAACCATCATCTCACGAATATGCTTTGGTGTTCTAAATTGACCGTTTTGGCCAGCAGACGCAAGTTTACCAAGCATATACTCGTATAGATCGCCCTTCATATCAAGGCCAGTTAAATCGTGCTCATATAGCTCATCAAGACCAGTAACAATCTTTTGCAAAACTTGTGGGGTTGGGATTAGGAACATTGCATCTTTCATATAACGTGAAAATGCAGATCTATTTTTACCGTTCATGTTCTTAATAAAAGGAAATACCTTTGTTCCAATAATATCGTAAATCTCTCTAGCATCAAGATTTTTGAATTTACTCCAACGCATAGCTTGTCCAGCTTCTGTCTGTTGAAAAATCAGTTCAACAGTCTCATCATAAGCTTTTGCGCTAATATTTTCTTGTTCTTTCTCATCTAAAGAACGAATGAACATCAAATAAGTAAGCTGTTCAATTACAGTTAGTGGGTTAGTTACACCTCCTGCCCACATATCAGTCCATATTTTATCTATTTTATTACGTACTTCGCCAGTTAACATATTCTACTCCCTAAGTTTTATTTTTTATTGTTCTATTATATCATAAAAAGTCTGTTTTCACATATGTGAAAACAGGTTCCCGTGATACAATGTTCTCGTTCTGGTCAAAATCTTTGATTTTGGGTACCATAGAGGTTATTATATCATAGTTGAAGTAGTAGGACAAATGACATAATAATATTTTATGTTCTATACTTCTAGTTTGAAAAAATGCTGAGACCAACTTGAATTTAATATTTTTTCAAGCTGTAATTTAATCATTTCTGCATGTTGCGGTTGTAGTACAAAAATATAATCTCGTATGGTACCACGAACAAACTTAAGTCCCATCCAAGTTGAATTTTTATATACTGCATCTTTTTTTAATGCTCTGAATTTATTCAAATACTCTTCTTCTGGCTTACGTTCTCTATGGTTATAGAAAATAATGCTTTTACCACTTTTATAGTAATCTTTTAATTCATCTAACCCTATATATTTGTTTCCCTTTTGCCCCGTTAAAGATACGCTTTGCACTTCTAAACCGTTGTCGGGGTCTAAAAAAATTACATCTGAATCATACAAACAACTAAGTGCAGTTTGATGCCACGTAGCTCTTTGTGTCCGTCTTTTTATATGATCAGCTTCATTGCTGACATCCAATATGGCGTTATAGAATATTGTATTGTCGGGTATCAAATTAGAATTTTCAATACTTGTTACATTTCTAGTACCCTTTTTTAATATTTCATTTAACACATCATAAAGTTCAGAATCAAGCTCTTTATAATTACTCTTAGATAAATATGTAATATGCTTACCATCAGCATTATGGTTTTCATCGGGTGCTAAGTACCAGTTCACCCCTAGTCGTAGACCTGTTTGTGCTATGTATCGCAACAGAGCATATTTTCCAAAATCGCCAACATCCCCAACGTATCTATTTTGCATAGTTTTCCCCCTATTGTAATATGAAATCATGCTTTAAGTATATCATTATATTAGACCATTAAAACGGACTTTACTATTGAAACGACTGTTCAAATCCCATTTTTCTTACATCATCTATCCATTTATAGATTTGGTCAGAAGAATATTTCTTATTTCCATCTTCATCTTCCATCTTTTCAAGAGCGGATGCCATAACAGCGTATTCGTTCTCTAAATAGGTATCAAAAACGCCTTGGTCATCGGTGTTGATTGAAACGCATAGCTGTGGTGAGTTATGTAGCTTTTCAGGTTCATATTCAAGTAAACTATTATGGAATTGTAAAATTGGATGTTTATCAAAACGTTTAAATGTTCCAATTAAGTAGTTTGACGTCGGATTACATTCAATTGCAATACCTTGCTTTTCAATCTCAAACTGCATTTTATGTTGGATTTCTGCAACTGTTTTGATAAATGTTGTTTCAACTTTATAAATGTATTTTTCTAACCCTTCTTGTTTCACTTTATAATCATAATGATAAGCATAATACAATAAAGCAGCATCTTTATTCTGCCGAATGGTATCGCTAATCATTGGGTTACTACAATAAACGGTATAATCAAAATCAAAGAAATCAGTTTTTTCGTATTTGCCGCCTCGATAAAGTTCAGGGTGGTCTCCACGAAGCTTCCACGAATTCCAATAGGTATAAGTTGTTAACTGAATCCCTTCTTTTTTAGCAAAGCTACCGTATATTTCATTTGCGAGTTCTTCAAATACACTACATAAGTTATTACGTAAGTTAGGCTCTAATGTAATGTTTAGTTCTTGTGATTTATAAATAATCCACACGACATTATCTAATAAATCTTGTTTTGTAAGAATAACTTTATAATGCTTTATTTTATAATAATCAGAAACATTAATTCCTAAAGCAAGCGCATGGCCTAATCGGTCACCTCGTTTTAAGTTTAAAAAAAGAATTGTTTCGTCTATAGCACGCAATCCATCTACTAAATCGAGAAAGTCCTCCCCTGCATGAAAGGTAATACGAAGATTCATTCCGACCTTGTCATCTTTAAAGTAAGAATAGGAAGAGATCGGGTTATAATTACTAAGATATCGTATTTCATTAGCAAGAACTTCTGGGCGGCAACCAATTTCGTTAGAGCAGCCATCAATACCTTTTATTCGTTTACGCAAATTATAATCGTCAGCAAGGGCTTGGCCAATCGCTAATGCTCTCTTTTTGTTATCTCTACGAAGATTATAATTACGGCATTTCTCTACTGTTTTATCTTTATCTAAACGGAACGCTTTTTTAGGGAAATGTAATACATAAAAATATGGTTCTTCCTTAATTTCTGCAAAACTATCCGTAAGTAGAGGATCTATTGTGTCAAAAATTGAGGCTTTCAGATTACTCGATAACAAAGTCTTTTGTTGTGAATTTTCAATGTATTTAATAGATTTCTTTATTTGCTTCGGTGAAGTTTTTGGCATAATACGAGCTTCTAGCAAACGGATACTCTGATCTTCAAAAGTGGCATTTAAAGCTAGATTATATACTTCTTCTTCGTAGCATTTTAATCCTTCAACAAAAAAGCCTTTTCTATCTTGATAGTTACTAAAGTTTTTAAATCCAACATGATCATTTACTTGTACGAGTTCACTTCTAAACTGTGCCTTAATTAATAGATATAAGTAGAACAGATTGTTTTGAGTAGCAGTAAATTCTCCTGAATATATTTTACGAAAGCAATGGTATAAGAAATAACGTTCACCTGCTAAAGAACGGTTTGTATTAAAATTATTTTCATCAAGCGAATTTTTTAAGCAGTAATCTAGAATATAGCCGTTTTCTTCTGTTTTGTATCCACAAGAAAATCGTAATGCAGAAATATGATTTGAATAATCTGAGAATAGTGGATCTTCTAATATGGAAAGTATGTTATCTTTATTAAAGTCATGCATATTGTTGATTACACCAAATAAATGAGCTCGAATAATTGCAGCACGTTTAAGCTGAACGCTCCAATAATGATTGGAAGGTTCAGCTTGGTTTAGGACATCAGAATCTAACACTTCTTCAAAACTGCTACTCATCTTTTGGATTACTTCATAATGATTCATTGCACTAATCCAAGATAACGGAAATATTTGAGTGGATCCACCTAAATGATAATGATTCTCCGCCATACCTTTATCTAAAATCTTATGGAGTCGATGGTTATCTGTTTTAATAACAGGCCTCCAAGAAAAAACATAGGTAGATTCTTTATGCTTTAAATCACGATAAGCTAAATAAGAAGTTGTAAATAGGTCTTGACCTAACTTATTAGAAAGTTCTCTCCAATTTAAAACCTCACTATATTTACAGATAGGGAATTTGTCATCTGTAGTTAATACTTGTTCTGTATAATGTGGAAGTAGATTAAATACAGATTTTTTATTTTCAATACCAAAAAGCTTTAATTCGGTCTTGAGACTCTCATAAATGTTATGTATTTCGTCTTCCGAATAGTTGAAAAACACTTTTTGTGCACCTTTTTGAAATACAGAAAAAGAAATATTGTCATAGGCAAAATCATTGGAGCCTTTAAGATAATGCTTTTCATCTAATATGCTTTGAAACAATGTTTCAGCAGAGAGACGACGAAATATAGTATCAAGACATTTTCTTTGAATCTCCATTATTCTACACCGTTGTCATTATCACTAGATGGTGTATCTTTCATTTTTAATGAAAGTATAAATGCATCCATACAAGCAACTACCTTGTCTTTAATAGCTTTAATAGAGTTAAAGTCGTTTTCCTTCAACTCTGTTAAAGCTTGTTCTAACATGTGAATACAATTATCATTATATTCAAAGATTTTTTCATCAATATCATTAACTAGTGCTAGAAAATATTTAACATCATCCGCCAAAGTGTTATTTGATCTTCTTCCATACGTATAATTACGACGTATTTTTAAAATCCTTTTAATATCATTCAGCTTTTTAATACTTTCTGTTTTATCTTTAGAGCATTCAAACAAAGCATTAAAATAACTACTATATTTGTCAATATGAGTATCTGCTTCTTCTATGATTGTTTTTGCATTAACTAATAAACTGTATGTATTAGAGTTTTCTAATTTAAAATATTTAGAAATCCATTCAGAAGTTTTTTCGTAGAAGTAACTTATATGATCTGAGAAATACGATGCTTCTTTTGGACTTTTATATTTTTGTTTATAATCAATGATTGCTTGGATAACATCCATATTCAGAATAAATAGACCAAAAGAAATGTCACTACGTATTTTCTTGATAAAATATACTGATACATTAAACGTAATTTGTGAAAATCGGTTTTTTTCATCATAAATATAGTAATCAAAATCTGGTGAAGTAAATCCTTTGTAAATAAAATCTTTAAATGGTTGTGTTGTCTTATTCAACCCATTTGTACTACAATAACTATAATACGTATCTTTGAGCCTATCGAAATGTGTTCTTGATTTATCCCCATTTTCTTTACGTATCATGCTATCAGCAATGCTATTTCCAAAAATATCCCCGCCGATAAACTCATCTACTAAACTATACTTTTCATTTTCTTTGTCGTTATCTTTATTAATTAGAGATAAAATGATTTTATGCATAGTGATTGTGTATATAGTTTTAATAGCAAAAGTATATTTTTTGACGCTATCAATAGGATAATAGGATTCAATATTTTTCAATGTATCAATGACATCACTAATTGAATAAAGCAAAGCATTGTCTCTCACATAACTTTTCTTTTCTTGTGCTATGCCAGATAAGTAATTTTGATATCCATCCTCATTTTCTTTGCTACATTTTTTTAATGAGTAGACATCTGATTTTTCAATTACATCGTAAAAATCTGTAATAACTTGTCTATGTTTATTAATGTTCGGGGTTGCAATTACGTTATCTATAAATTTATTGTATCCATCATCTACATTGTTCCTTACCCACGTGTTTATTAAAAATTCTTCAAAAGTTGATATGTTTTTCAGTCTTGTTTCTTTATCAATAATAATTATATTTTCTGTAGTTACATTACCATCTGTCCCAATGAATTCTTTTGTACTTGTTTGATCTTTAATATCTTCCATTTTACCTAGAATAGACAGAAAGTTAACAAGCTCACGCATTGTTTTCGGAATAATTTGATGTACTCCTTGATCTGGTCTTACAAAAATAACTCCAGTTTTTTTGTATATATATTTTAGTATTGTATCTTGAAAATTGATGTCGTGGTTATCGCCTAATAGATTGACTTTGGATTCCTTACTATCAAGATATTTAAGAACAACCTGTTCTTCAGAGGAATCTGCAACAGCACTAATTTCTGGTAGGTAAATTTTTCTGCCATCAGGGATTAACTTATCAATATATTTCGAAGCCATTTGTTGCAGTTCATATTTTTGAATTCTATCATTATCAATTAGTGTTTTAAAATCAACTCTATATTGTTGTTCGACTGCTTTCGTTAATTGGTCAATTTTAGTTGCCATCAAAATAATAACATTCGGAATCATAAAGTATTTTCGGATATCCTCAACAATTTCATACGCCTTTTTTACATTTAAATCCGTATCATCGACTTGGATAACAAGCATGTAATTTTTATATCCATTTTCAGAAAAATAAATCTTAAAAAATGTTTCTATTAGTTTTTGAAGGTCTTTTTTAAAGTTAGAACTATCTCCTAATCTTGCTAAATCCTCTAAAGAATCCTCGAATGATATGTCTTCACACTTTGGCAGAGATGGATTTTTAATAGTTATAATATGTTTGTAACACTTTTGAAATAGAGTTAGTATTTCATTTTTATCTGCAATGGATGACTTTTCACGTTCAGCTGCTTTCCAATATTTTTTAAACTCAGCAAAAATACGAGAAACAATAATTTTAAGAATATTATCTTGTGATTCTAATCTAGTAGGATCGATCGAATCTAAAACATGGAATTTTGCATTTGGCTTCTTATCGGGAGTAAATAGGTTATTCACACTCTCACTTGTTAGGTTTGTTGAATACTCCTTTAAAACTTTTGAGAATGTCTGCATGGCAGAACTTTTACCTTGTCCTCTTTCTCCACAAAACGCAATAATATTATTTAAAAAATCTTCTTTTTTATCATTTGAACTTGAATTAGAACTGATGTTTTGAGGTAAGGAAGCGTTTACAATTTCTATCAAACGATCCCTGGCTTGTTCATATACAGGGAAAAAGAAGTCATTTGCATTAACTTCAGTTTGTTTAATTTTAAATTCTTCACCTTTGATAATCTCTATTGTTCTACTCATTTCCATTAACCCCTTTTTATCACAATATTCAATATTATACTATTAAGTTTCGCTTCAAGTTGGGTATATAAAATTACCCTCTTCGCCATTATACAACATTATCCATTTGCATACAATATACATTTCCATATTTATAGGTTCATTTTGTATTATATTAGTACTTACAAGCTATTATTGGACATAGCAAAACTCACTCTCTGTTACTTGAGAGTGAGTTTATTTATTTTCCTAAAAATCTACTGGATATATTCTTAGGTATATTAAATTTGTGACCTTTCTGGTTGAGCGAGTGGAGTTTAAACGAAAGTAAATCATTTGGTACTTCTAAGAGTTGTGCAATGTTATTGTAGTCCATACCTTCTTCCGCTAGGCTAATGACATCGTTATCATCAATGAGTAGCTCTGCTGCGAAGTAGTTCGCTTGATACTCAGGTTTGGAAGTCATATCGTATAGCTGAAAATCTTTCATAGGAGATACTTTAGCAAAGGTTTGGTGAAGCCTATCGTGGCCTAACTCATGAGCGATAACGAGACGCTGTTCTTGTTCTGATAAGTTATCATTTAAGATGATATGACGTTCTCGATTCATCACACAATAGAACCCTTTAAGACTATTGAATGGACGATATCCAACGAATATATTCAATGCTTCAGTTAACTCAAACGGATCTCTTGTCTTATATTGCTTTATCAGTTGATCTACGATATCAGTTATATATTGGCTCACTCGTTCACCCTCTTCCTATAAAAGTAATCTTATTTACTTGCGTATTTTTTAGCACGCTCTTTTGATTGAAAATAGATATCTGTGATTGCTTTGAAGAATAAGTCTCTATCTTCTTCATCTAGCTCGCCACCTGCGAACAAACCGCTAGTTTCAGCTATGATTGCATTGGCTTTATTCTTGCCGTTGGTGCCGTATTTCTCAGTAGCTTCTTTAATAAACTCATCTTGTTCTGACATTAAGTATGTATTAGATACTTGGAATATCTCACATATCTTATTTGTTATTTGAGCAGTTTGAGGATAACGCTCTCCTGCTTCATAGTATTGTACTGTTCTAGTAGTCACACCCAATGCTTTTGCTAGTTCGGGTTGTGACATTTTAGCACTCTTTCTTAACTGTTTTAGTTTTTCTGAAAACATTATTGTTATGACTCCTTGCTGTGAAATATAAGTCGTCTTTTATATTGACAACGAACGAATATTCGTGTATAATTCATAATACACTATAATATGAATTTGTGTTCGTTATTATTATACTTGTGTTCGTTTAATTTGTCAAGGAGTGTTCCAATGGAAAGAATTATTCTTCACGCCGATCTTAACAACTGTTATGCATCTATTGAGTGTATGCTAAACCCTGAACTAAAAGGGAAAGCTGTTGCTGTCTGTGGCTCACAAGAGGATAGGCATGGTATTGTATTAGCTAAGAATGAATTAGCAAAGAGTTATGGAGTTAAAACAGGCGAAGTAATATGGCAAGCTAAACAGAAGTGCCCAGACTTGACAATTGTGCCACCACACTATTCTGAATATCTTTATTACTCTAGAAAAGTACGAGAAATATATTATCGCTATACTGATATGATAGAGCCATACGGAATAGATGAATGTTGGCTTGATGTAACAGGAAGTACTATGTTATTCGGTAGTGGGTACGATATTGCATATCAAATAAAAGAAACTGTTAAATCTGAATTAGGTTTAACAGTCTCAGTAGGTGTGTCATTTAACAAGATATTTGCTAAGCTTGGTAGTGATATGAAAAAGCCTGATGCTGTTACTGTTATTGAGAAAGATTCTTTTAAAGAAAAGATATGGGGGTTACCTGCCTGTGAAATGATATTTGTAGGTAGATCTACCACTTTGAAATTAAAGAAGTATGGTATCAATACGTTAGGTGATTTAGCACAATCTGATCCAGAGTTCTTGAAATTTGTACTTGGCAAGAATGGATATGACTTATGGATTGCTGCTAACGGGTTAGATGTCTCTAGAGTTATGCATACCGACTATCGTGCACCCATTAAAAGTGTAGGGCATGGTATTACTTGTAATGCAGACTTAGAAAATGAAGATGAGGTATGGCAGATATTCTTAGAATTAGCTGAGGATGTAGGAAAGCGATTAAGAGATAATCATCTTGCAGCAAGTGGTGTTCAGATTAGTGTAAAAGATGAAAACCTATATGTAA
It encodes:
- a CDS encoding restriction endonuclease subunit S; amino-acid sequence: MSKWQMVRLGDICKITSGGTPSKAHPEYYENGTIPWIKTGDLKNKYVSYNVDKITESGLKNSSAKMFPEGTLLIAMYGATIGACSILSFDACTNQACAAFLSIKNLDVSFLYYYLRSQKENFIKLGVGGAQPNISATILKDYTIPLPPIEVQQKIAKTLDAASELLAMRKQQLQELDNLIQSTFYDMFGDPVTNEKGWEVGTIRDIVSEVKYGTSKAATEFGQYKYLRMNNITYSGSMDYTNLKYINLEEKEAKKYLVVKGDVLFNRTNSKELVGKTAVFKEDEPMVIAGYLIKIKVNDRANSEFLSGILNSKYGKNTLTGMCKAIIGQANINAQELQNIKITLPPLSLQNKFAEIVTKIEEQKELVQKAIDESQYLFDSLMSEYFE
- a CDS encoding type I restriction-modification system subunit M; this translates as MLTGEVRNKIDKIWTDMWAGGVTNPLTVIEQLTYLMFIRSLDEKEQENISAKAYDETVELIFQQTEAGQAMRWSKFKNLDAREIYDIIGTKVFPFIKNMNGKNRSAFSRYMKDAMFLIPTPQVLQKIVTGLDELYEHDLTGLDMKGDLYEYMLGKLASAGQNGQFRTPKHIREMMVELVDLTPDDKICDPACGTAGFLISSAEHIRTQYEAQMTAAQWEHFASDMFSGFDTDRTMLRISAMNLMLHSITNPTIDYKDSVSKSNETKEAYSVILANPPFTGTVDAESIHDNLKAVCDTKKTELLFIALFLRMLKMGGRCACIVPDGVLFGTTKAHKSLRQELVENHRLQAVISMPSGVFKPYAGVSTAVLVFTKTGAGGTDKVWFYDMKADGFSLDDKRSPIEQNDIPDILTRFHNLEAEKDRTKTEQSFFVDKKEIVENGYDLSINRYKEVIYDRVTYDAPEVIMTRLDELSIDIASKMEELRSLL
- a CDS encoding ImmA/IrrE family metallo-endopeptidase codes for the protein MSQYITDIVDQLIKQYKTRDPFELTEALNIFVGYRPFNSLKGFYCVMNRERHIILNDNLSEQEQRLVIAHELGHDRLHQTFAKVSPMKDFQLYDMTSKPEYQANYFAAELLIDDNDVISLAEEGMDYNNIAQLLEVPNDLLSFKLHSLNQKGHKFNIPKNISSRFLGK
- a CDS encoding helix-turn-helix domain-containing protein, with the protein product MFSEKLKQLRKSAKMSQPELAKALGVTTRTVQYYEAGERYPQTAQITNKICEIFQVSNTYLMSEQDEFIKEATEKYGTNGKNKANAIIAETSGLFAGGELDEEDRDLFFKAITDIYFQSKERAKKYASK
- a CDS encoding DNA polymerase Y family protein, whose translation is MERIILHADLNNCYASIECMLNPELKGKAVAVCGSQEDRHGIVLAKNELAKSYGVKTGEVIWQAKQKCPDLTIVPPHYSEYLYYSRKVREIYYRYTDMIEPYGIDECWLDVTGSTMLFGSGYDIAYQIKETVKSELGLTVSVGVSFNKIFAKLGSDMKKPDAVTVIEKDSFKEKIWGLPACEMIFVGRSTTLKLKKYGINTLGDLAQSDPEFLKFVLGKNGYDLWIAANGLDVSRVMHTDYRAPIKSVGHGITCNADLENEDEVWQIFLELAEDVGKRLRDNHLAASGVQISVKDENLYVKQFQAPLPCYTQNFLELAQAAIKLFKQNYNWNYNVRAVTIRAINLVSDDCPQQYGFFFSSKKHINGEKIDRAVDGIRNRYGKSAVTVATLLMDMKVARDRTPAMMPSSMYR